From the genome of Nocardia sp. NBC_01503, one region includes:
- a CDS encoding MerR family transcriptional regulator, translated as MDDTQVSGLVGIGELARRSGVSVRTIRFYCDEGILETRRSAGGHRMFDGDSAVERLMLVRRLRALGLGLGSIGEVLRGQKSLDEAVAVESARLDEEFRALAWRRASVRAVQVAAPGERGARLALLAAAQDGEAVHEGLVRFWRQVLTPVGRREVDGWVEWNVPEPPVDPSVDEVVAYAELAALVGDPQMNSIVRQQLLRSQPESIRDVGAHYAEVGDVMADVVPLVSAGVRPRGGGELDRFVDAHARARGERDSPLFRERMLADATDTNHRIHRYWALTQRFVGTRITVGRAHDWVYRALARDAYGT; from the coding sequence ATGGATGACACACAGGTGAGTGGGTTGGTGGGGATCGGGGAACTGGCGCGGCGCAGCGGGGTTTCGGTGCGGACGATTCGGTTCTATTGCGATGAAGGGATTTTGGAGACCCGGCGGAGTGCGGGTGGGCATCGGATGTTCGATGGGGACAGTGCTGTCGAACGGCTGATGCTGGTGCGGCGGTTGCGGGCACTGGGGTTGGGGCTGGGGAGCATCGGCGAAGTGCTGCGGGGACAGAAGTCCCTCGACGAGGCCGTCGCGGTCGAAAGTGCACGGCTGGATGAGGAATTCAGGGCACTGGCCTGGCGGCGGGCTTCGGTGCGGGCGGTTCAGGTGGCCGCACCCGGGGAGCGGGGTGCGCGGCTCGCGTTACTCGCCGCCGCGCAGGATGGTGAGGCGGTACACGAAGGGCTGGTGCGGTTTTGGCGGCAGGTGCTCACGCCCGTCGGTCGCCGTGAGGTCGATGGCTGGGTCGAATGGAATGTTCCCGAGCCACCTGTCGATCCGTCTGTGGACGAAGTGGTCGCGTATGCCGAATTGGCCGCCTTGGTCGGCGATCCCCAGATGAACAGTATTGTGCGACAACAGCTCCTGCGGAGTCAGCCGGAGTCGATTCGCGATGTGGGCGCACACTACGCCGAGGTGGGCGATGTCATGGCAGATGTGGTGCCTTTGGTTTCGGCGGGGGTGCGGCCACGCGGGGGCGGTGAGCTCGATCGGTTCGTCGATGCGCACGCGCGTGCGCGCGGGGAGCGGGATTCCCCGCTGTTCCGCGAGCGAATGCTCGCCGATGCCACCGATACCAATCACCGGATCCACCGGTATTGGGCTCTGACACAGCGTTTCGTCGGAACACGAATCACCGTGGGGCGAGCCCATGACTGGGTGTACCGCGCGCTGGCGCGGGACGCCTACGGGACGTAG
- the acpM gene encoding meromycolate extension acyl carrier protein AcpM, whose amino-acid sequence MTTQQEIIAGIAEIIEEVTGIEAAEVTLEKSFTEDLEIDSLSLVEIAVQLEDKYSVKIPDEDLSSLRTVADAVTYVQKMEAAHPHLAAEIEASSDR is encoded by the coding sequence ATGACCACCCAGCAGGAAATCATCGCGGGCATCGCCGAAATCATCGAAGAGGTGACCGGCATAGAGGCCGCGGAGGTCACCCTGGAGAAGTCCTTCACCGAAGACCTCGAAATCGACTCCCTCTCCCTGGTCGAAATCGCCGTCCAACTCGAAGACAAGTACTCCGTGAAGATCCCCGACGAAGACCTGTCCAGCCTCCGAACCGTCGCCGACGCAGTGACCTACGTCCAGAAAATGGAAGCCGCCCACCCCCACCTGGCCGCCGAAATCGAAGCCTCCTCCGACCGCTGA
- a CDS encoding HD domain-containing protein, whose product MVAYESSWAWSLARTELETALPRRWAHSQGVARAAVELAPHLRCDPDLLVRSAILHDVGYSPNAVATGFHPLDGARLLRDRHHADATLVRLVANHSFALLEAEERGLREVLEAEFPILDNQVLVDALVYCDMTTTPDGSRTTVTNRIAEIIARYGPETLVGRFIQRAAPAIRASVSRVDHALAAHPK is encoded by the coding sequence ATGGTCGCTTACGAGTCGTCGTGGGCTTGGTCTCTGGCTCGAACCGAACTGGAGACCGCCCTCCCACGCCGGTGGGCACACTCCCAGGGAGTAGCGAGAGCGGCAGTCGAACTCGCGCCCCATTTACGTTGCGACCCAGACCTTCTCGTAAGGTCTGCAATTCTCCACGATGTCGGCTACTCGCCGAACGCGGTCGCGACCGGCTTCCATCCATTGGATGGTGCCCGCCTTCTACGAGATCGGCACCATGCCGACGCCACCCTGGTGCGGCTCGTGGCCAACCACTCATTCGCGCTACTGGAGGCCGAAGAGCGCGGCCTCCGTGAAGTACTCGAGGCCGAATTCCCCATCCTCGACAACCAGGTCCTTGTCGACGCCTTGGTCTACTGCGATATGACGACCACGCCGGACGGTTCCAGAACCACCGTCACCAACCGCATAGCCGAGATCATCGCCCGCTATGGTCCGGAGACGTTGGTAGGCAGGTTCATTCAGCGTGCCGCGCCCGCCATCCGCGCGTCCGTCTCCCGCGTCGATCACGCATTGGCGGCTCACCCCAAATAG
- a CDS encoding NUDIX hydrolase, with the protein MGRTEYYNDPTAPKPNSLVVACNLLVTDESGAILLQRRRDTGQWALPGGAMDLGETAAECAIRECREETGITARITGFLGVYSNPNHIVAYTDGEIRQQYENCYIGRPISGRPTINEEADGVTFVHPNNLDQYDIHPSMRQQIGDFLSGNFPYLG; encoded by the coding sequence ATGGGCAGGACCGAGTACTACAACGACCCAACGGCGCCCAAGCCGAATTCGCTTGTCGTGGCGTGCAATCTCCTCGTCACGGATGAGTCTGGGGCGATCCTGCTACAGCGACGCCGCGACACGGGCCAGTGGGCACTGCCAGGCGGTGCAATGGATTTGGGTGAGACAGCGGCCGAATGTGCGATACGGGAGTGCAGGGAAGAGACCGGGATTACTGCGCGGATTACCGGCTTTCTCGGGGTGTACAGCAATCCGAACCACATCGTCGCGTATACCGATGGCGAGATTCGGCAGCAGTACGAGAACTGCTATATCGGCCGACCGATCTCGGGAAGGCCCACCATAAACGAGGAAGCCGATGGTGTGACCTTCGTTCATCCGAACAACCTCGACCAGTACGACATTCACCCAAGCATGCGCCAGCAGATCGGCGACTTCCTGTCGGGCAACTTCCCCTATTTGGGGTGA
- a CDS encoding XRE family transcriptional regulator → MPMVDPSASMEAMNVRLQSVLVQRGVRPESLAEVCEVDPKTVSRWLGGRVPHPKHRHNVAQHLCVEEEFLWPPTAEAPPDSTNAELVATYPNRAEVPRDVWLSLLRGATERIEVLVFSGTFIVQSNPQVVKMLAERASLGTQIRLCFGNPNGDSITARGREEGIDDTLSAKIRASLTYYRPLLTQELCEVRLHDTTLYNSLFRYDDTLLVNPHIWGQPASANPVFQLVRSNDGGWFDSYADSFDAIWAAAQPWTL, encoded by the coding sequence TTGCCGATGGTCGATCCGTCGGCTTCCATGGAAGCTATGAACGTTCGGCTGCAGAGCGTGCTGGTCCAGCGAGGTGTGCGGCCCGAATCATTGGCTGAGGTCTGCGAGGTCGATCCGAAGACGGTGAGCAGGTGGCTCGGTGGCAGGGTGCCGCACCCGAAACATCGCCATAATGTCGCGCAGCACCTCTGCGTCGAAGAGGAGTTCCTGTGGCCGCCCACCGCGGAGGCTCCACCCGATTCGACGAATGCCGAACTTGTTGCTACCTACCCGAATCGTGCCGAGGTTCCGAGGGATGTGTGGTTGTCGCTGCTACGCGGTGCCACCGAGCGGATCGAAGTACTCGTCTTCTCCGGGACATTCATCGTCCAGTCGAACCCCCAGGTCGTGAAGATGCTGGCCGAACGCGCCTCGCTGGGCACTCAGATCCGACTGTGTTTCGGCAACCCGAATGGGGATTCGATCACCGCGCGCGGCCGCGAGGAAGGGATTGACGACACGCTGTCAGCGAAGATCCGTGCTTCGCTCACCTACTATCGCCCGTTACTGACTCAGGAGCTGTGCGAAGTTCGGCTGCACGACACCACGCTGTACAACTCGCTCTTCCGATATGACGACACGCTGCTGGTGAATCCTCATATCTGGGGACAACCGGCCAGCGCGAACCCGGTCTTCCAGCTCGTACGGAGTAATGATGGCGGGTGGTTCGACAGCTACGCCGACAGCTTCGATGCGATCTGGGCTGCCGCGCAGCCATGGACCCTCTGA
- a CDS encoding ABC transporter substrate-binding protein: MRIATARNVGICLVAGALVLSMGACTKKSETAASSAATATSAADLGGMDALIAAAKKEGTLNLMALPRDWAGYGELMDNFAAKYGIKVNDDNPGASSADEINAIKSLKGQDRAPDAVDVGTSFAISGAKEGLYAPYKVTGWADIPDSQKASDGTWFADYGGYMSIGCDAAKVQVCPTTIADLLEPQYKGQVALSGDPLKSNSALMAVWTSALANGGSADNIQPGIDFFGKLKAAGNFVPVKATAATVQSGETPIIIDWDYLNAGIAQTTANSGAKWTVAVSTDASIGGYYAQAISKTAPHPAAARLWQEYLYSDEGQNGLLKGFARPVRLPAMQKSGKVDPALAKVLPAASDKPVYPTDDQAAKAKDTMTQTWANTVK; this comes from the coding sequence GTGCGCATCGCAACTGCTCGCAATGTTGGAATCTGTCTCGTCGCGGGGGCTTTGGTCCTGAGTATGGGGGCCTGCACCAAGAAGTCGGAGACGGCGGCCAGCAGTGCCGCGACGGCTACCTCGGCCGCCGATCTGGGTGGGATGGACGCGTTGATCGCGGCCGCCAAGAAGGAGGGGACGCTCAATCTCATGGCGCTGCCACGGGATTGGGCGGGGTACGGCGAACTGATGGACAACTTCGCCGCCAAGTACGGGATCAAGGTCAATGACGACAATCCGGGTGCTAGCAGTGCGGATGAGATCAATGCCATCAAATCGCTGAAGGGGCAGGATCGCGCGCCCGATGCGGTGGACGTGGGCACCTCGTTCGCCATCTCCGGCGCGAAGGAGGGGCTGTACGCGCCGTACAAGGTGACCGGCTGGGCCGATATCCCGGACTCCCAGAAGGCTTCGGACGGAACGTGGTTCGCCGATTACGGCGGGTACATGTCCATCGGCTGCGATGCCGCCAAGGTGCAGGTGTGCCCGACCACCATCGCCGATCTGCTCGAGCCGCAGTACAAGGGCCAGGTCGCCCTCAGCGGGGACCCGCTCAAGAGCAACTCCGCGCTGATGGCGGTCTGGACCTCGGCACTGGCGAACGGCGGCTCGGCCGACAATATCCAGCCGGGTATCGACTTCTTCGGAAAGCTCAAGGCCGCAGGCAATTTCGTACCGGTGAAGGCGACCGCCGCCACCGTGCAGTCCGGTGAGACCCCGATCATCATCGACTGGGACTACCTCAACGCCGGTATCGCCCAGACCACCGCCAACTCCGGCGCGAAGTGGACCGTCGCGGTCTCCACCGACGCCAGCATCGGCGGCTACTACGCCCAGGCCATCAGCAAGACCGCCCCGCATCCGGCCGCCGCCCGCCTGTGGCAGGAGTACCTGTACAGCGATGAGGGTCAGAACGGTCTGCTCAAGGGCTTCGCGCGACCGGTCCGCCTGCCCGCCATGCAGAAGAGCGGCAAGGTCGATCCCGCGCTGGCGAAGGTGCTGCCCGCGGCCAGCGACAAGCCGGTCTACCCGACCGATGATCAGGCCGCCAAGGCCAAGGACACCATGACTCAGACCTGGGCGAACACTGTCAAATGA
- a CDS encoding ABC transporter permease, which translates to MSSSVRSARALKWLGLVPFLAYVGVFFLLPTGVIVYSAFQVGDSGSTSFGTANVASALQGAYLTGLKNSVVLSLVVAIIAAALGIVLAQAIVSGRGQLLQRAVSTSAAVLANFGGLPLAFLFVAAIGNAGVLTKLLQDHLDISLRDDLHLDLYSQAGVQFVYLYFLVPLMVLVITPALEGLRPEWREAAESLGAHGWQYWRYVAGPALLPHFLGSVALLFCTSFSSFATADALTNGTLAITPLQIESAVSGNVLVGQENLGAALALNMIVVVVPLTLLYQYMQNRTSRWLQ; encoded by the coding sequence ATGAGTTCATCGGTTCGTTCGGCCCGAGCCTTGAAATGGCTCGGGCTCGTCCCGTTTCTCGCGTACGTGGGCGTGTTCTTCCTGCTGCCGACCGGTGTGATCGTGTACTCGGCGTTCCAGGTCGGTGACAGCGGGAGCACCTCGTTCGGCACCGCGAATGTGGCCTCGGCGCTGCAGGGCGCGTATCTCACCGGCCTGAAGAACAGTGTCGTGCTCTCCCTGGTGGTCGCGATCATCGCGGCCGCGCTGGGAATCGTGCTGGCACAGGCGATTGTGAGTGGCCGCGGTCAACTCCTGCAGCGCGCGGTCTCCACCAGCGCGGCGGTACTGGCGAATTTCGGCGGCCTGCCACTGGCATTCCTGTTCGTCGCCGCGATCGGCAATGCCGGTGTGCTGACCAAACTGCTCCAGGATCACCTGGATATCTCCCTGCGCGATGATCTGCACCTGGACCTGTACTCGCAGGCGGGTGTGCAGTTCGTCTACCTGTATTTCCTTGTGCCGCTGATGGTTCTGGTCATCACCCCAGCCCTGGAGGGCCTGCGCCCGGAGTGGCGCGAAGCCGCCGAGAGCCTCGGCGCGCACGGCTGGCAGTACTGGCGCTATGTCGCCGGTCCCGCCCTGCTGCCGCATTTCCTGGGCAGTGTGGCACTGCTGTTCTGCACCTCGTTCTCCTCCTTCGCCACCGCCGACGCGCTCACCAACGGCACCCTCGCCATCACCCCGCTCCAGATCGAGAGCGCGGTTTCAGGCAATGTCCTTGTCGGACAAGAGAACCTGGGTGCCGCTCTGGCCTTGAACATGATCGTGGTGGTGGTACCGCTCACCCTGCTCTACCAGTACATGCAGAACAGGACCTCCCGATGGCTACAGTGA
- a CDS encoding ABC transporter permease — translation MATVTDPTVVLGGTAGQQHPPSVRTYTRPRAYWRWIVLGLAALYFIGPFAVAFWFTIHDKNGVSFRAYRRILSTAGLSDALGTSLALGLIAVVVTLVLMVPTMLLVHLRLQSARPVVELLSLLPLVIPPVALVVGVRSVLSWGNNSDYVEISQVFTALQQQPLSLILALVYVVIALPFTFRALDAGIRGSRIEVLVEAAQNLGAGWFTVLWRVVLPALRTSILNAAFLTFALVMGEYTIAKILIFRTFPVWLAQSANTDGQLQVALSILSLVLTWLILLIVVSIAGRSRKASR, via the coding sequence ATGGCTACAGTGACCGATCCCACCGTGGTGCTGGGCGGCACTGCGGGACAACAGCATCCGCCCTCGGTGCGCACCTATACCCGCCCCAGGGCGTATTGGCGCTGGATCGTGCTCGGCCTGGCCGCGCTGTACTTCATCGGCCCGTTCGCGGTGGCCTTCTGGTTCACCATCCACGACAAGAACGGCGTGAGCTTCCGCGCCTACCGGCGAATCCTGTCCACCGCGGGGCTTTCCGACGCACTCGGCACCTCGCTGGCCCTCGGGCTCATCGCGGTCGTCGTCACCCTGGTGCTGATGGTGCCGACAATGCTGCTGGTGCACTTGCGATTACAGTCCGCGCGTCCCGTGGTCGAGTTGCTTTCCCTGCTGCCGTTGGTGATCCCGCCCGTCGCGTTGGTCGTAGGCGTCCGCAGCGTGCTCTCCTGGGGCAATAACAGCGACTACGTCGAGATCAGCCAGGTCTTCACCGCCCTGCAGCAGCAACCCCTCTCGCTGATCCTGGCCCTGGTCTACGTGGTGATCGCCCTCCCGTTCACCTTCCGCGCTCTGGACGCCGGTATCCGTGGCTCGCGCATCGAGGTATTGGTGGAGGCCGCGCAGAACCTCGGCGCGGGTTGGTTCACGGTGCTGTGGCGCGTGGTCCTGCCCGCCCTGCGCACCTCCATCCTGAACGCGGCCTTCCTGACCTTCGCACTTGTCATGGGGGAGTACACGATCGCCAAGATCCTCATCTTCCGCACCTTCCCCGTCTGGCTGGCGCAGTCCGCCAATACCGACGGCCAACTACAGGTCGCGCTCTCGATCCTGAGCCTGGTGCTGACCTGGCTCATCCTGCTCATTGTTGTCTCGATCGCCGGTCGATCCCGAAAGGCCTCCCGATGA
- a CDS encoding ABC transporter ATP-binding protein: MTAQVVPEISSTAVGFVDVHRHYGNVKALDGLTLDIDPGEFIALLGPSGCGKTTALRILAGFDHPTSGEILVGGRDASSIPANKRDMGMVFQSYSLFPTMSAQDNVAFGLGLRGRPAKRRRERARELLDMVGLGEHVTKFPHQLSGGQQQRVALARALAIAPRVLLLDEPLSALDAKVRQQLREEIRRIQRELGVTTVFVTHDQEEALAVADRVAVMRNGRMEQCASPDQVYQRPATPFVAEFVGTMNRIPATAVDGTHVRVGEQVLPCDGEATAAGEVTVLARPEAVLVHESPDGTATVEAGTFFGATTRLRLTRADGIELLADVASHRAADLTPGTRVNVSLLDRPVLLAADPR, encoded by the coding sequence ATGACCGCCCAGGTAGTCCCCGAAATCAGCAGTACCGCAGTGGGTTTCGTCGACGTGCACCGGCACTACGGCAATGTCAAAGCCTTGGACGGCCTCACCCTCGATATCGATCCGGGCGAATTCATCGCCCTGCTCGGCCCCTCGGGCTGCGGAAAGACCACGGCGCTGCGAATTCTCGCCGGATTCGACCATCCGACCTCGGGCGAGATCCTGGTCGGCGGCCGCGACGCCTCCTCGATTCCCGCGAACAAGCGCGATATGGGCATGGTCTTCCAGTCCTACAGCCTCTTCCCGACCATGTCCGCCCAGGACAATGTCGCCTTCGGCCTCGGCCTGCGGGGTCGCCCCGCCAAGCGCAGACGTGAACGCGCCCGCGAACTCCTGGATATGGTCGGCCTCGGCGAGCACGTCACCAAGTTCCCGCATCAACTCTCGGGCGGTCAGCAGCAGCGTGTGGCCCTGGCCCGCGCCCTTGCCATCGCGCCCCGGGTGCTGCTGCTGGACGAACCGCTCTCGGCCCTCGACGCCAAGGTGCGCCAGCAATTGCGCGAGGAGATCCGCCGTATCCAACGCGAACTCGGCGTGACCACCGTCTTCGTCACCCATGACCAGGAGGAGGCGCTGGCCGTCGCCGACCGGGTCGCGGTCATGCGCAACGGCCGAATGGAGCAGTGCGCCAGCCCCGATCAGGTGTATCAGCGCCCCGCAACCCCCTTCGTGGCCGAATTCGTCGGCACCATGAACCGCATCCCGGCCACCGCCGTCGATGGCACCCATGTGCGAGTGGGCGAGCAGGTCCTACCCTGTGACGGCGAGGCGACCGCCGCGGGTGAGGTCACCGTCCTGGCCCGCCCCGAAGCGGTCCTGGTGCACGAATCCCCGGACGGCACAGCCACGGTCGAGGCCGGAACCTTCTTCGGTGCGACCACCCGGCTGCGCCTGACCCGCGCCGACGGTATCGAGCTGCTGGCCGATGTGGCCAGCCACCGCGCCGCCGACCTCACACCCGGCACCCGGGTGAACGTATCGCTCCTGGACCGCCCGGTGCTGCTGGCCGCGGATCCCCGTTGA
- a CDS encoding GntR family transcriptional regulator, translating to MTTDNPKVPRYREIAEQLRAAIENGEFADGASLPSEHRLSERYGVSRGTIRQAFAFLRASGVVSSRQGARRQVLRGPRAQPMTELVSFARWARSIGETPSSRTVGTARVIPTPEVREKLGLTKGENAFHVERVRLLSGTPTMLENTYYPERLAEPILAMDLDAESITDHLENYGIVFADAEHSIDAIAAPARTAGLLGIRTGTPLLRTIRRTTDPAGEVLECSFDTYVGSAVAFVVRNSVAAGAVSRVRSLLAT from the coding sequence GTGACGACTGATAATCCGAAGGTTCCCCGCTATCGGGAGATCGCCGAGCAATTGCGCGCGGCGATCGAGAACGGTGAGTTCGCCGACGGTGCGTCACTACCCTCGGAGCACCGCCTGAGCGAGCGGTACGGCGTCTCGCGCGGCACCATCAGGCAGGCGTTCGCGTTCCTGCGCGCCTCCGGCGTAGTCTCCTCGCGGCAGGGTGCGCGCCGGCAGGTGCTGCGTGGCCCGCGCGCACAGCCGATGACCGAACTGGTCAGCTTCGCGCGCTGGGCGCGCAGTATCGGTGAGACCCCGAGCAGCCGCACCGTCGGCACCGCGCGTGTCATCCCGACCCCGGAGGTGCGGGAGAAGCTCGGTCTGACCAAGGGGGAGAACGCTTTTCACGTGGAGCGGGTCCGCCTGCTGAGTGGCACCCCGACCATGCTGGAGAACACCTACTATCCCGAACGTCTGGCCGAACCGATTCTGGCGATGGATCTGGACGCCGAATCGATCACCGATCACCTGGAGAACTACGGCATCGTCTTCGCCGACGCCGAACACTCCATCGATGCCATCGCCGCGCCTGCCCGCACCGCGGGACTACTCGGAATCCGTACCGGCACACCGCTGCTGCGCACCATCCGGCGCACCACCGATCCGGCAGGTGAGGTCCTGGAATGCTCCTTCGACACCTATGTCGGATCGGCGGTCGCGTTCGTGGTGCGCAATTCGGTGGCGGCCGGGGCGGTGAGCCGGGTCAGATCGCTGCTGGCGACGTGA
- a CDS encoding HD domain-containing protein, with protein MTHAYEALTEIFDSEGAKEYLGEQVSIATHMLQTAQVARDSGASAELIVAAVVHDVGHFSGAMSGLDLMRGHDNRHDAIAAEWLSQWFEPAVTEPVRLHVAAKRYLCATDAAYYDQLSDASKYTMSVQGGEMSADEVAAFAAEPHCQSATALRRFDDAGKNPDAAVPTLADFRAEIEALDRTVTSPAAI; from the coding sequence ATGACACACGCATACGAGGCGCTGACCGAGATTTTCGACAGCGAAGGCGCGAAAGAGTATCTCGGCGAACAGGTTTCGATCGCCACTCACATGTTGCAGACCGCGCAGGTGGCACGCGACTCCGGGGCGTCCGCGGAGCTGATCGTGGCGGCGGTGGTGCACGATGTCGGCCATTTCTCGGGTGCCATGAGCGGACTCGACCTCATGCGCGGCCACGACAATCGCCATGATGCCATTGCCGCGGAGTGGCTTTCACAATGGTTCGAACCCGCCGTCACCGAGCCGGTACGCCTGCACGTGGCGGCCAAGCGGTATCTGTGCGCCACCGACGCGGCCTACTACGACCAACTCTCCGATGCCTCGAAATACACCATGTCGGTCCAGGGCGGGGAGATGAGCGCGGATGAGGTCGCGGCCTTCGCCGCCGAGCCGCACTGCCAATCCGCCACGGCCCTGCGCAGATTCGACGATGCCGGGAAGAATCCCGATGCGGCGGTGCCGACCCTGGCCGACTTCCGCGCCGAGATCGAGGCCCTGGACCGCACGGTCACGTCGCCAGCAGCGATCTGA
- the tmpA gene encoding 2-trimethylaminoethylphosphonate dioxygenase — protein sequence MYSQVSRGVEAAVIGGDVRLSADGRTVDIPAIWLRDNAPDADSRDVLSGQRLFDIVDLPADIRVEEASVAEDRLRVRFTPGGHQTSFALDTLLGEVNQVANLDLRTERAKRLWSDAARAAALEPVEWESYLRHPAPALRQVVEWGFVLLQGVPAEAGQVTKVAETFGYVRETNYGRIFDVRVEPNPVNLAFTGLAITPHTDNPYREPVPTLQLLLCLHNAADGGDSGMVDGFAAAAELRETDRAAFDLLTSTPVTYRYRGDGTRLGAVVPLIGLDAEQRIREIRFNNRSMQVPLTDPARVRAFYTAYRSFAELLYKPRAQLNFRLETGDCLIFDNTRALHARTAFAASGGRHLQGTYADLDGLNSTLRRLEEQGR from the coding sequence ATGTATAGCCAAGTCTCGCGCGGGGTCGAAGCGGCCGTGATCGGCGGGGATGTCCGGCTCAGCGCGGATGGTCGTACGGTGGACATTCCCGCGATCTGGTTGCGGGACAACGCACCTGATGCGGACAGCCGGGATGTGCTGAGCGGGCAACGACTCTTCGATATTGTCGATCTGCCCGCGGATATCCGGGTCGAGGAGGCGTCCGTGGCCGAGGATCGCCTGCGGGTGCGGTTCACGCCGGGCGGGCATCAGACCTCGTTCGCGCTGGATACACTGCTGGGCGAGGTGAATCAGGTCGCGAATCTGGACCTGCGCACTGAGCGGGCCAAGCGACTGTGGAGTGATGCGGCACGGGCCGCGGCCTTGGAACCGGTCGAATGGGAGAGCTATCTGAGGCATCCCGCCCCCGCGCTGCGACAGGTGGTGGAGTGGGGATTCGTCCTGCTGCAAGGGGTTCCGGCGGAGGCCGGGCAGGTGACGAAGGTCGCCGAGACCTTCGGATATGTGCGGGAGACGAATTACGGGCGGATCTTCGATGTGCGGGTGGAGCCGAATCCGGTGAACCTGGCCTTCACGGGATTGGCGATTACGCCGCATACCGACAATCCGTATCGGGAGCCGGTGCCCACCCTGCAATTGCTGCTCTGCCTGCACAATGCGGCCGACGGTGGGGATTCCGGCATGGTGGACGGGTTCGCGGCCGCGGCCGAACTGCGGGAGACCGATCGCGCCGCATTCGACCTGCTCACCTCGACACCGGTCACCTATCGGTATCGCGGCGACGGCACCCGGCTCGGCGCGGTGGTGCCATTGATCGGCCTCGATGCCGAGCAGCGGATTCGGGAGATCCGGTTCAACAACCGGTCCATGCAGGTGCCGCTGACCGATCCGGCGCGCGTGCGGGCCTTCTATACCGCGTACCGCAGCTTCGCGGAGCTGCTGTACAAACCGCGGGCGCAGTTGAACTTCCGGCTCGAGACCGGTGACTGCCTCATCTTCGACAACACCAGGGCGCTACACGCCCGCACGGCCTTCGCGGCCTCGGGCGGGCGGCATCTACAGGGCACCTACGCGGATTTGGACGGCTTGAACAGCACGCTGCGACGACTGGAGGAGCAGGGACGATGA
- a CDS encoding YciI family protein translates to MKYMILSYASQRDYDGTAGGTEQTPAWSAEDFAGMVGFMEAFDKELAASGELVETRGLAAPVHTRRVGNRDGQAFVTDGPYAETQEVLAGYWIVECESFDRATEIAGRLRNCPVPGDAAATAYADIRPITDGAQELAF, encoded by the coding sequence ATGAAGTACATGATTTTGAGCTATGCCTCGCAGCGGGACTATGACGGCACGGCGGGCGGGACCGAACAGACACCGGCCTGGTCGGCGGAGGATTTCGCGGGCATGGTCGGGTTCATGGAGGCGTTCGACAAGGAGTTGGCCGCATCGGGGGAGTTGGTCGAGACGCGTGGGCTGGCCGCGCCCGTGCACACCCGGCGGGTCGGCAATAGGGATGGTCAGGCGTTCGTGACGGACGGGCCCTACGCCGAGACCCAGGAGGTGCTCGCGGGGTACTGGATCGTCGAGTGTGAAAGCTTCGATCGTGCCACCGAAATCGCCGGTCGCCTGCGGAATTGCCCGGTGCCGGGTGATGCGGCCGCTACCGCGTACGCCGATATCCGGCCCATCACCGATGGTGCCCAGGAACTTGCCTTCTGA